A single window of Prionailurus viverrinus isolate Anna chromosome F1, UM_Priviv_1.0, whole genome shotgun sequence DNA harbors:
- the CF1H1orf43 gene encoding protein C1orf43 homolog isoform X2 yields the protein MASGSNWLSGVNVVLVMAYGSLVFVLLFIFVKRQIMRFAMKSRRGPHVPVGHNAPKDLREEIDIRLSRVQDIKYEPQLLADGDARLLQLEAQGNQSCYNYLYRMKALDAVRASEIPFHAEGRHPRSLMGKNFRSYLLDLRNTSTPFKGVRKALIDTLLDGYETARYGTGVFGQSEYLRYQEALSELAAVVKARSGSSQRQHQSAAKDLTQSPEVSPTTIQVTYLPSSQKSKRAKHFLELKSFKDNYNTLESTL from the exons ATGGCGTCCGGCAGTAACTGGTTGTCCGGCGTGAACGTCGTGCTGGTGATGGCCTACGGGAGCCTG GTGTTCGTActgctgtttatttttgtgaagagGCAAATCATGCGCTTTGCAATGAAATCCCGAAGGGGACCTCATGTCCCCGTGGGACACAACGCCCCCAAG GACTTGAGAGAGGAGATTGACATTCGGCTGTCCAGGGTTCAAGACATCAAGTATGAACCTCAGCTCCTTGCAGACGGCGATGCGAGACTGCTCCAGCTGGAAGCCCAGGGAAATCAGA GCTGCTACAACTACCTGTACAGGATGAAAGCCCTGGACGCCGTCCGCGCCTCTG AGATCCCGTTTCATGCTGAAGGCAGGCATCCCCGTTCCTTAATGGGCAAGAATTTCCGCTCCTACCTGCTAGATCTCCGGAACACTAGTACTCCTTTTAAGGGTGTGCGCAAGGCCCTCATCGACACCCTGCTGGATGGCTATGAGACAGCCCGCTATGGGACGGGG gTCTTTGGGCAGAGTGAGTACCTGCGCTACCAGGAGGCCCTGAGTGAGCTGGCCGCCGT GGTCAAAGCACGAAGCGGGAGCTCTCAGAGACAGCACCAGTCAGCCGCCAAAGACCTAACCCAGTCTCCTGAAGTCTCCCCGACAACCATCCAGGTGACCTACCTCCCTTCCAGTCAGAAGAGTAAACGTGCCAAGCACTTTCTTGAACTGAAGAGCTTTAAGGACAACTATAACACACTGGAAAGTACTCTGTGA
- the CF1H1orf43 gene encoding protein C1orf43 homolog isoform X1: protein MASGSNWLSGVNVVLVMAYGSLVFVLLFIFVKRQIMRFAMKSRRGPHVPVGHNAPKLQEEKSAGALAALLSERDGRGLNSGCFGDLREEIDIRLSRVQDIKYEPQLLADGDARLLQLEAQGNQSCYNYLYRMKALDAVRASEIPFHAEGRHPRSLMGKNFRSYLLDLRNTSTPFKGVRKALIDTLLDGYETARYGTGVFGQSEYLRYQEALSELAAVVKARSGSSQRQHQSAAKDLTQSPEVSPTTIQVTYLPSSQKSKRAKHFLELKSFKDNYNTLESTL from the exons ATGGCGTCCGGCAGTAACTGGTTGTCCGGCGTGAACGTCGTGCTGGTGATGGCCTACGGGAGCCTG GTGTTCGTActgctgtttatttttgtgaagagGCAAATCATGCGCTTTGCAATGAAATCCCGAAGGGGACCTCATGTCCCCGTGGGACACAACGCCCCCAAG ttacaagaagaaaaatctgctGGGGCTCTGGCAGCCCTTTTAAGTGAGAGAGATGGACGTGGACTTAACAGTGGTTGCTTCGGG GACTTGAGAGAGGAGATTGACATTCGGCTGTCCAGGGTTCAAGACATCAAGTATGAACCTCAGCTCCTTGCAGACGGCGATGCGAGACTGCTCCAGCTGGAAGCCCAGGGAAATCAGA GCTGCTACAACTACCTGTACAGGATGAAAGCCCTGGACGCCGTCCGCGCCTCTG AGATCCCGTTTCATGCTGAAGGCAGGCATCCCCGTTCCTTAATGGGCAAGAATTTCCGCTCCTACCTGCTAGATCTCCGGAACACTAGTACTCCTTTTAAGGGTGTGCGCAAGGCCCTCATCGACACCCTGCTGGATGGCTATGAGACAGCCCGCTATGGGACGGGG gTCTTTGGGCAGAGTGAGTACCTGCGCTACCAGGAGGCCCTGAGTGAGCTGGCCGCCGT GGTCAAAGCACGAAGCGGGAGCTCTCAGAGACAGCACCAGTCAGCCGCCAAAGACCTAACCCAGTCTCCTGAAGTCTCCCCGACAACCATCCAGGTGACCTACCTCCCTTCCAGTCAGAAGAGTAAACGTGCCAAGCACTTTCTTGAACTGAAGAGCTTTAAGGACAACTATAACACACTGGAAAGTACTCTGTGA